One Castanea sativa cultivar Marrone di Chiusa Pesio chromosome 4, ASM4071231v1 DNA window includes the following coding sequences:
- the LOC142632958 gene encoding uncharacterized protein LOC142632958 yields MPQRCISLPSMGHAQATTADAASARGWSMPKASGIGRLLLGRAQASLLITAWWDVLKGDWRVWEKLRNLDTGLGWDAAKGTIAAPDCWWDLKLKELPKAKKFRKKGPQNLEQLEIMFRDVAATGVAAWTPSSGTLPPTMPKEGVGDSDGSSKFKDNQCDMSLDIGSLQQGNTSQSRSSGQKRASESIPSQKKKKKIGGAAMLDNRISELITVCQNRSEGTSRESPSSIDNVMAIVKALPGVDFAFVVEASILFLKKSRREMFLTFKDLESQLKWLQAIIYRQKK; encoded by the exons ATGCCGCAGCGCTGCATCAGCTTGCCGTCGATGGGTCATGCCCAGGCGACGACAGCTGATGCCGCATCGGCTCGTGGCTGGAGCATGCCCAAAGCATCAGGCATCGGCCGCCTTCTTCTGGGGCGTGCCCAGGCATCATTGCTCATCACCGCTTG GTGGGATGTATTAAAAGGTGATTGGAGAGTGTGGGAAAAATTAAGGAATCTTGACACAGGTTTAGGTTGGGATGCAGCGAAGGGAACGATTGCCGCTCCTGATTGTTGGTGGGACCTGAAGTTGAAG GAATTACCCAAAGCTAAAAAATTCCGAAAGAAAGGTCCACAGAATCTAGAACAACTTGAGATAATGTTTAGGGATGTTGCAGCAACTGGGGTAGCTGCATGGACCCCTTCTTCAGGTACATTACCTCCAACAATGCCAAAAGAGGGTGTTGGTGATTCAGATGGTAGCTCCAAATTTAAGGATAACCAATGTGACATGAGTTTAGACATTGGTAGTTTGCAGCAAGGAAATACTAGTCAATCACGTAGTTCAGGACAAAAGCGAGCTAGTGAATCAATACCCtcacagaagaaaaagaagaagataggagGAGCTGCAATGTTGGACAATCGTATTAGTGAGTTAATAACTGTATGTCAGAATAGGTCTGAAGGTACTTCTCGAGAGTCACCAAGTTCAATTGATAATGTAATGGCGATTGTGAAAGCACTTCCTGGAGTGGATTTTGCGTTTGTGGTTGAAGCTTCcattctctttctaaaaaagtCACGTAGGGAGATGTTCCTAACTTTTAAGGACCTAGAGTCACAGCTGAAGTGGCTACAAGCAATAATTTATAGGCAGAAGAAGTGA